CCAGCGCCTTGGCGGCGGCGATGACGTCGTCGGTCCCCTTGCGGGAAAGGGACGCGCCGCCGGGAAGGGCGATCGCCTTGATCGTCCCGCCGTCGTCGATAATGGACTGGAACAGCGCAAACCCGGCGCCTTCGAAGACCTCTTTCAAGTCCTGAAGCTCGAAGGGAATCCGCATATCCGGCTTGTCGCTGCCAAACCGATTCATCGCCTCGTGCCAGGTGATCCGTTTGAGTGGAATTGGCACGTCCACGCCAAGGATCTCCTTCCACAGCCCGTTCACGTAGCCTTCCAGCAGGCTGTAAATGTCCTCCTCGGTGAGGAAGCTCATCTCAAGGTCCACCTGGGTGAACTCGGGCTGGCGGTCAGCTCTCAGATCCTCGTCCCGGTAGCACCGAGCGAGCTGGTAGTACCGATCGACGCCCGACACCATCAGAAGCTGCTTGAAAATCTGCGGCGACTGAGGAAGCGCGTAGAAATTGCCGGGCACAAGCCGGGACGGCACCAGATAGTCTCTCGCCCCTTCGGGCGTCGACTTGACCAGCGTTGGCGTTTCAACTTCCAAGAAGCCGTGGGACTCCAAATAATTGCGGGTAAAGTGCGCCGCCGCCGCGCGGGTCCGCAAGAAATGCTGCATTTTATCGCGACGCAGATCCAAGTACCGGCTGGCCAGACGAATGTTCTCGTCCACGTCGTCGGTCTCGTCGCCGATCTCAAACGGAAGCCCCTTTGACGGCGCGAGAACCAGCAGATTGTCCGCCATGACTTCCCATTTGCCCGTCGGCAGCGATTCGTTTTCAGTCCCTTGGGGCCGTACCCGCACCGTTCCGGTCACGGCGACGCAGTACTCGCTGCGCAGGTCGCCGGCCGCCTTATGAACCGATTCGGGACACTGCTCCGGGTTGAACACGGTCTGAACCAGTCCGGTGTGGTCCCACAGGTCGATGAACACCACGCCGCCCAAGTCGCGGCGCTTTCTCACCCACCCGTTGAGCACAACCCGGCTGCCCACCTGACCTTCGGTCACCCGGCCGCAGTACACGGTCCTCTGCCACTTGTTGCTGAAACGCTCCAAAGCCATCATACTCATCCTCCTAAAGGTCGGCGCGCACAAACAGTCGCACCGCCGGTTGAGAAGCCCGCCCCTTTCGGGCGGGCAGGAACGCAGTTGTGCTACTTACCCTCGTCCAGCAGGGCTGCCAAGGCGTTTTCCAGCTCGGACGACTGAACGTCCTTCTGCTCGGCGCTCCTCAGGTCCTTGAGCGCCACCACGCCCCGGGAAATCTCGTCGGCCCCTAAAATGACCGCCGCGGCCGCGCGGCCCGCCAAAGCCTGCTTGAGCTGGGACTTCATCGAACGCTTCTGGTAGTCCATATCGGCGTTGAATCCGGCCCGGCGCAGTCGGTAGAGGATCTCCAGCGCGTCCAGCTTGACAGACTCGTCCAGACAGATCACCTGAGCGTCCACCGACGGCTCAGGGCCAAACGAACAGCCCTGTTCGCCCATCACCAGCAGCATTCGGTCCAGTCCGGCGGCAAACCCGACGCCGGGGACGTGCGGCCCGCCGATGGCCTCCGACAGGTTGTCGTACCGGCCGCCGCCGCACACCGCCGACTGGGCTCCCAAGTCGCCGGACTTCACCTCAAACGCCGTCTTCGTGTAATAGTCGAGCCCGCGGACCAGTGTCTTGTCGGTGCTGTACGGCACTCCAAGCCGGGCCAGCCCTTCCTTCACGGCGGCGAAGTGGTCGGCGCACTCGCTGCACAGCGAGTCGAAAATCGCCGGAGCGCCCGCCACGACCTCGTGATCGGTCTTGCAGTCCAACACCCGAAGCGGGTTTCTCTCCATGCGGGAAAGGCAGGTCTCGCACAGCTCGCTTCGGCGGCTCTCCAAGTAGTCCAGCAGAACTTTTCTGTAGACCGGACGGCAGGCCGGACAGCCGACCGAGTTCACGACCACCTCAAGGTTTTTCATTCCCAAATCGGCGAACAGGTCCACCGCCGTCATGATCACTTCCACGTCGGTCAGAGGGCTGTCGCTCCCCAGCTGCTCAAAGTCAATCTGCCAGAACTGGCGGTAACGGCCTTTCTGCGGCCGCTCGTAGCGAAACATCGGACCGTATCCCCACAGCTTCACCGGCGACGAGCTGCTACCTAGCCCGTTCTCCACGTAGCTGCGCACCATGCCGGCGGTCAGCTCGGGTCGAAGGGTGATGCTCCGTCCGCCCTTGTCGGTGAAAGTGTACATTTCCTTTTCGACGATGTCGGTGGTATCCCCCACCCCGCGCGCAAAAAGCTCGGTATGCTCGAAGACGGGAAGATGCACCTCGCTGTAATGGAACGCTTCAGCCGTCTGCCGGGTCCGACCCAGCACGTAGGCCCATTTCCATGACTCGTCGGGAAGGATGTCCCGAACGCCGCGCGGCGCCTTGATGTTTTCTGCCATCTTCGTTCCTCCTCTTTTCTTTCCGCTTTTTGCCGAA
This is a stretch of genomic DNA from Jonquetella anthropi DSM 22815. It encodes these proteins:
- the aspS gene encoding aspartate--tRNA ligase is translated as MALERFSNKWQRTVYCGRVTEGQVGSRVVLNGWVRKRRDLGGVVFIDLWDHTGLVQTVFNPEQCPESVHKAAGDLRSEYCVAVTGTVRVRPQGTENESLPTGKWEVMADNLLVLAPSKGLPFEIGDETDDVDENIRLASRYLDLRRDKMQHFLRTRAAAAHFTRNYLESHGFLEVETPTLVKSTPEGARDYLVPSRLVPGNFYALPQSPQIFKQLLMVSGVDRYYQLARCYRDEDLRADRQPEFTQVDLEMSFLTEEDIYSLLEGYVNGLWKEILGVDVPIPLKRITWHEAMNRFGSDKPDMRIPFELQDLKEVFEGAGFALFQSIIDDGGTIKAIALPGGASLSRKGTDDVIAAAKALGAPDLAAFQYKDAGLKGPLCKFLDEARQAKLLEATKAAKGDAIFLMAHRDWQLVCTVLGQLRLDLARAHGLVEEGWKFLWVTDFPMFEWSKEDNRWCAMHHPFTMPRESDLDKLETAPGEVCARAYDIVLNGVELGGGSIRIHESSVQSRVFKAIGLTEEAASDRFGFLLQALQFGTPPHGGLALGFDRVCMLLSGGKSVRDVIAFPKTARAQDLMSHAPDTVADSQLDELGLFVRQKTK
- the hisS gene encoding histidine--tRNA ligase, with the translated sequence MAENIKAPRGVRDILPDESWKWAYVLGRTRQTAEAFHYSEVHLPVFEHTELFARGVGDTTDIVEKEMYTFTDKGGRSITLRPELTAGMVRSYVENGLGSSSSPVKLWGYGPMFRYERPQKGRYRQFWQIDFEQLGSDSPLTDVEVIMTAVDLFADLGMKNLEVVVNSVGCPACRPVYRKVLLDYLESRRSELCETCLSRMERNPLRVLDCKTDHEVVAGAPAIFDSLCSECADHFAAVKEGLARLGVPYSTDKTLVRGLDYYTKTAFEVKSGDLGAQSAVCGGGRYDNLSEAIGGPHVPGVGFAAGLDRMLLVMGEQGCSFGPEPSVDAQVICLDESVKLDALEILYRLRRAGFNADMDYQKRSMKSQLKQALAGRAAAAVILGADEISRGVVALKDLRSAEQKDVQSSELENALAALLDEGK